The Methanosphaera sp. BMS genome contains a region encoding:
- a CDS encoding carboxymuconolactone decarboxylase family protein: MNQKEKIFEKLYTSMCDDDPEYALIIKQFINNQLLTHIHLTDKEIMLAVISTMIANQSTKLYKEMLSDTLKILTPVEIKEIIYQSTIYIGLAKSYEFMEITNDHLKKEGIELPLESQKTIKDEDRLQTGYDLQVRNFSKEFIDTSIETTPDNQKHVWDLISSFAYGDFYTRGGLTDTERELITFAFILSLRGCENQLKIHTIGNIKMGNDKEKLIDTITILIPFIGFPRMHNALAIINQTDN; the protein is encoded by the coding sequence ATGAATCAAAAAGAAAAAATTTTCGAAAAACTATACACCTCAATGTGTGATGATGACCCGGAGTATGCCCTGATAATAAAACAATTCATCAATAACCAACTGCTTACTCATATACACCTGACAGACAAGGAGATAATGCTTGCAGTAATATCAACTATGATAGCAAACCAGTCAACGAAACTCTACAAAGAAATGCTGTCCGATACCTTAAAAATCTTGACGCCTGTAGAGATTAAAGAGATAATATACCAGTCAACCATATACATAGGACTTGCAAAAAGCTATGAATTCATGGAAATAACAAACGACCACCTTAAAAAAGAGGGAATCGAGTTGCCACTGGAAAGCCAAAAAACTATAAAGGATGAAGACAGACTGCAGACAGGATATGACCTGCAGGTAAGAAACTTCAGCAAAGAGTTCATCGATACAAGCATTGAAACTACCCCCGACAATCAAAAACATGTCTGGGATTTGATATCAAGTTTTGCATATGGAGACTTCTACACACGCGGCGGATTAACCGATACCGAAAGGGAACTGATAACATTTGCATTTATACTATCATTAAGGGGATGTGAAAATCAATTGAAGATACATACCATAGGAAACATTAAAATGGGAAATGACAAAGAAAAGCTGATAGATACGATAACTATACTAATACCGTTTATCGGATTTCCAAGAATGCACAATGCATTAGCAATAATAAATCAGACAGACAACTAG
- a CDS encoding thioesterase family protein: protein MFEIIITPGVQNTDGLGHINNGVLSEWFETARTPIYKIFTPTLEFSHDKWRLIMVHSEYDYYNQIYFKRDVVVRTFIKKIGKTSFTVYHELFQENKKCASGSVVLVHYDFEMEENIDIPEDIRKKLKKHFYRYKTTKSNYENYL from the coding sequence ATGTTTGAAATAATAATCACACCTGGTGTTCAAAATACGGATGGACTAGGACATATCAACAACGGCGTTTTATCAGAATGGTTCGAGACAGCACGTACACCTATCTATAAGATATTCACACCAACACTAGAATTTTCACATGACAAATGGCGACTTATAATGGTACACTCCGAATATGATTATTATAACCAGATATATTTCAAAAGAGATGTGGTGGTAAGAACATTCATTAAAAAAATAGGCAAGACCTCATTTACCGTGTATCATGAACTATTTCAAGAAAATAAGAAATGTGCAAGTGGAAGTGTAGTGCTTGTTCACTATGATTTCGAAATGGAAGAAAATATAGATATCCCAGAAGATATTAGAAAAAAATTAAAAAAACACTTCTACCGATACAAAACAACCAAATCAAATTATGAGAACTATTTATGA
- a CDS encoding 4Fe-4S single cluster domain-containing protein, which yields MKLYVNEIIDNSKVEGPGNRTCIFVQGCLKHCYKCNSPQTWDLDSGNEYDVKQLAEDILSNPDIEGVTFSGGEPLLQSRALYQLAKMLKDKLSIVIFTGYEYNLIKSVNCADWNNLLNLCDILVSGKFIYEKRCTDRLWVGSSNQEIIFLSDIYKDFDLNNKKNKIEIRLNKDGKIIVNGMADNDKILELFNDSNLI from the coding sequence TTGAAGTTATATGTTAATGAAATAATAGACAATTCAAAAGTTGAAGGACCCGGAAACCGGACATGTATCTTTGTACAGGGATGTCTTAAGCATTGTTACAAGTGTAACTCTCCACAGACATGGGACTTGGATTCTGGAAATGAATATGATGTAAAACAATTGGCAGAGGACATCCTGTCTAATCCTGATATAGAGGGTGTTACCTTCTCCGGTGGAGAACCACTTCTTCAATCAAGGGCATTGTATCAACTGGCCAAAATGCTTAAGGATAAACTGTCAATTGTCATATTTACGGGTTATGAATATAATCTAATTAAATCGGTCAATTGTGCCGACTGGAATAACCTATTAAATCTTTGTGATATTCTAGTATCCGGTAAGTTTATCTATGAAAAAAGATGTACTGATAGGTTATGGGTTGGTTCATCCAATCAGGAAATAATCTTTTTATCCGATATCTATAAGGATTTTGATTTAAACAATAAAAAAAATAAGATAGAAATAAGGTTAAATAAGGATGGTAAGATAATCGTTAATGGTATGGCCGATAATGATAAAATATTGGAATTATTCAATGATTCCAATTTAATCTAA
- a CDS encoding AAA family ATPase, whose amino-acid sequence MTKFEKELCDLLRARFPYINITTYEEERLINELKRIVTTPELIHTVRNVFIWKSSEGFRNQDGLIEENTFEKLAALNFIREYEQPAIFILLDFHVFCEKSSGVIDNNVVRVLKDIMPNLKQSMQPKNIIFVSPTFTIPDDLKKDVTVMDFGLPTQEEISQLLDAMISANSGNNLVVELNDKEKESLVKAAVGLTLQEAENAFARAMVDNNRLDVNDVDLVLKEKSQVIKKNDLLEYIDSEVNINDVGGLENLKKWLIKRDKSWLDSAKRYGLPSPKGVLLTGVPGCGKSLVAKSISSMWHLPLLRFDVSKVFNMYVGNSESNMREAIKTAEAISPCILWIDEIEKGFSGLGNSGDSGTSSRIFGTFLSWMQEKTKPVFVVATANNISTLPSEMMRKGRFDEIFFIDLPTFNERKQIFKVHLTSRLKQPDVIGNFTINDESLNHLASITEGFGGAELEQIVIMGLFDAFAEDRSITMADFENAVRNTVPLSVTMSEQIMSIRKWADVRAVAATAQEDRREYKQSEEDNQKPDKPDNNTPPNIPDSSDINESRGGRTLDF is encoded by the coding sequence ATGACAAAGTTTGAAAAAGAATTATGCGACTTATTACGGGCAAGATTTCCATACATAAACATTACAACATATGAAGAAGAACGTTTAATTAACGAATTAAAAAGAATAGTAACAACCCCTGAACTGATTCACACGGTTAGAAACGTATTCATATGGAAATCATCGGAAGGTTTTAGAAATCAGGACGGTCTAATTGAAGAAAACACCTTTGAAAAGCTGGCAGCTCTCAATTTCATCCGTGAATATGAACAGCCTGCAATATTCATACTGCTGGACTTCCACGTCTTCTGTGAAAAATCCAGCGGCGTCATAGACAATAACGTTGTCAGGGTATTGAAGGATATCATGCCAAATTTGAAACAGAGTATGCAGCCAAAAAACATAATATTCGTATCCCCAACGTTTACAATACCTGATGATTTGAAAAAGGACGTAACCGTCATGGACTTTGGACTTCCGACACAGGAGGAAATATCCCAACTCTTGGATGCAATGATATCCGCCAACAGTGGAAACAATCTAGTCGTTGAATTGAATGATAAGGAAAAGGAATCACTTGTAAAAGCAGCGGTAGGTCTAACATTACAGGAAGCAGAAAATGCATTTGCACGAGCAATGGTTGATAACAATAGGCTGGATGTCAATGACGTGGATCTTGTTCTAAAGGAAAAAAGTCAGGTAATCAAAAAGAATGACCTGCTTGAATACATAGACTCCGAAGTAAACATCAATGACGTCGGAGGATTGGAAAATTTAAAGAAATGGCTAATCAAAAGGGACAAGTCCTGGCTAGACTCGGCTAAACGATATGGCCTCCCATCACCTAAGGGGGTGCTTTTAACGGGAGTACCCGGCTGTGGTAAGAGTCTTGTGGCAAAGTCAATCAGTTCAATGTGGCATTTGCCACTTCTAAGATTTGACGTATCCAAGGTATTTAACATGTATGTGGGTAACAGTGAATCAAACATGAGGGAGGCAATAAAGACAGCCGAAGCCATAAGTCCATGCATACTATGGATTGACGAGATTGAAAAGGGATTCTCCGGACTGGGAAATAGTGGCGACAGTGGTACAAGCAGCCGTATCTTCGGTACATTCCTAAGTTGGATGCAGGAAAAAACAAAACCCGTATTTGTAGTTGCAACGGCAAACAACATCTCAACACTACCGTCAGAGATGATGAGAAAGGGAAGGTTTGATGAGATATTCTTCATAGACCTGCCTACCTTCAATGAAAGAAAGCAAATCTTCAAGGTACATTTAACCTCAAGACTCAAACAGCCTGATGTAATAGGAAACTTTACCATCAATGACGAATCATTAAATCACCTGGCCAGTATAACGGAAGGATTTGGTGGAGCCGAACTGGAACAGATAGTTATAATGGGACTGTTTGATGCATTTGCCGAAGACCGTAGCATAACTATGGCAGACTTTGAAAATGCCGTCCGCAACACGGTACCACTTAGCGTTACAATGTCTGAACAGATTATGTCAATACGTAAATGGGCTGATGTACGTGCAGTGGCAGCTACCGCACAAGAGGATAGGCGTGAATATAAACAAAGTGAAGAAGACAACCAAAAACCTGATAAACCGGATAATAATACTCCTCCAAATATTCCTGATTCATCCGACATTAATGAATCCAGAGGTGGAAGAACTCTGGACTTCTAA